One window of the Pedobacter ginsengisoli genome contains the following:
- a CDS encoding SDR family oxidoreductase, which produces MNNKVIWITGASSGIGEALVYEYNKAGAKLIISSRNRDELFRVKANCKNPVNIHVLSLDLEDTANLNGKAEEAIRIYGCIDMLINSGGISQRGLALETDLETEQRLMNVNFWGTAILSKAVLPNMIANGGGNIVCISSLVGKFGTRMRSAYSASKHALHGYFDSLRSEMYGKKINITIVCPGFIKTKVTLNALTANGSPQGTMDSAQENGMSAEECAKQIVQAVKSNKEEVYIGGKEVKGILFKRFFPLRFSKYLRTTKVT; this is translated from the coding sequence ATGAATAATAAAGTTATTTGGATTACCGGCGCGTCATCTGGAATTGGCGAGGCTTTGGTTTATGAATACAATAAAGCCGGAGCAAAACTAATTATATCATCGCGCAACCGTGATGAATTATTTAGGGTTAAAGCTAACTGTAAGAATCCTGTAAATATTCATGTACTGTCCTTAGATCTTGAAGATACAGCCAACCTGAATGGAAAAGCAGAAGAAGCAATTCGTATTTACGGTTGTATTGACATGCTGATAAATAGCGGTGGAATTAGTCAGCGTGGGCTGGCTCTAGAAACTGACCTGGAGACTGAACAACGATTGATGAATGTTAACTTTTGGGGAACAGCCATCCTAAGCAAGGCAGTTCTGCCTAATATGATTGCAAATGGAGGTGGTAATATTGTTTGCATAAGCAGCCTGGTTGGAAAGTTTGGGACCAGGATGCGTTCTGCTTATTCAGCATCGAAACATGCACTGCATGGATACTTTGACTCTCTACGTTCGGAAATGTATGGTAAGAAAATTAACATTACAATTGTGTGCCCCGGCTTTATTAAAACCAAGGTAACGCTTAATGCTTTAACTGCAAATGGCTCCCCGCAAGGTACTATGGATAGTGCCCAGGAAAATGGCATGTCGGCAGAAGAGTGCGCTAAACAGATCGTTCAAGCAGTTAAATCAAATAAAGAGGAAGTTTACATTGGAGGCAAAGAAGTAAAGGGTATTTTATTTAAAAGGTTTTTCCCTTTAAGATTCTCCAAATACCTTAGAACTACAAAAGTTACGTAA